The sequence GCTGGCGCTTGTCCCAACCGGCTCCCGGCACAGGGATCAGGCGGAATCCAATGATGGTCACGATCAGACCGATCCCGGCTGCCAGACTCCGATTGAGGGTATAGGCGACATCGAAGGTCATACCGTTGTCCGGCATCACCAGCAGAATATTGAATACCACGAAGGGCAAGGCGATCCCCGCCAGCGCCGGCACAACGGCCCCCAGCAGGCCGAGGAACAGGGGAATACTGAAGATGATCACGAAGGACACGAAATGCTGGGCGTGACTGAGCATGACATTGCCGAACAGCAGTACGCTCGGGACCGCCAGCAGCAAGCCCTTGAGCACCATCGGAATGATCGGTGCCGGATCACCGCGACTGACGAAGATTCCCGAGAACAGCGTGCCCAGCAGCATGGCCACCGCACCGTTGTCCCATGCCGTCGCAAGCCAGAAAATCGCCGTGGCACTGAAGATGGTCATCGCACGCAGCGCATCGATGGCGGCGCGACCATGATCTCGGTGCCAACTCATGCTCGGCTGACGCAGCTGATGTCGGCCGGGATGATTGATGACCTCACGTGCCTGCAGGATGACCAGCGCATGCCCCAGTACCTCACGCAGACTGAACAGCAGCCGAGCCTCCAGCGCGGTAATGCTTCGCTGACCGCGTGACAGCCGTAGACATTCGCCGCGCAGCTCCCTGAGTGTCTTGCGGGCCTGAGCCGTGCCCTGGTTGTCTGCCATGCTCTGAAAGGCCGCACCCAGGCGTTGCATCAGGTCCTGTGTCGGCTGGCTGAAGCGTTCGGCTTCCTGTCTCCGGGTCTGGGTCAGCTCACCCGTCGGTGCGATCGGCTTACCGTCATCGCGCTGTGATGGCACGAAGAACTCGGGATGACGCAGCTGGTGCAGGGCCTTGAGGGTCGCGTAGAGACGCATGCTTCGCCGCGTCAGCAGGTGTACACCACGTATGCGCCCCTTGCCCTGGGGGCCTTCATAACGCGCTGAATGGGCATCGATCTCGAGATTGTTGAGCGCATCCAGCCCGGTCATCATCTGCTCGAGCATCGCCATGCGTTCCTGATGCTGATCCTTTTGCCGTCCAGTAGTCTTGCCTCCCTCTAACGGCATCGAGAAGGCCAGCGCCATATAGCGAAAGGTGGCGTTCACCGCCGTATCCGACAGCTTGCCGAGATGATCACGCACGCGAATCGGCCAGACCAGCGCACTCACGACGACGGCACACAACGCGCCAAGACTCAGCTCACTGAGACGTGCCAGTGCCACCGAGAAGAAGTCATCCGGCGCCGAGGACGTCAGCACCACGATGATCATGCAGGCCACCGCCGCCATCACACAGCCATAGGACAGATTATTGTGTGTCAGCGAGGCGCCATAGATGCATAGCCCGATCCATAGCGTGACCGAACCCAGCGCCAGTTCGGGCACCTGGGCAAAGCAGCCCATGATCACCACGGCCACACAGGTACCGACGAAGGTTCCCGTAACCTGACAGATGCCCTTCTCGACCACCATGCCCGACATCGGACGTGTCTGCAGAAACGCCGCCGAGATCAGCGCCCAATAGGGTCGATCGAGATCAAAGAAGAAGGCAGCGTAGAGGGCCAGCGCCATCGCCAGCACACCCTTGGTGGCAAACTTGAGCGCGAACGGCGAAGGCCTGAGGAAGGCAGCCAGAGCGGGAGACATGGATCAGTGCTTCCCGTCTTCGTCTTGGACGGCCTGAGCTGTCTCGACCGATTCCGCCTCGACAGACGTTGCTTCGACAGACTCTGCCTTGGCCTGCGTCGCCTCATCATTGCCATCCTCAGCAGTGATCAGCCTGACACTCGCCGTCATGCCGGCGGCAAGATTGACACCTGAGGCACGCACCGCCTCGATATCATCGAATTCCACCCGCACCGGAATGCGCTGCGCCAGACGCACCCAACTGAAGGTGGCACTGACCTGGGGCAGTTGCTGGGCATTGGTCGCGGTATTGTCATCGGCGATGCCCTGACCGATCCCCACGACTCGCCCCTTGAAGTCTTCATTGCCGCTCATCAGCGTGATCTGGACCGGATCGCCCGGACGCACATGCTGCAGCTTGGTCTCCTGGAAGTAGGCGCTCAGGTAGAAGGAGTCATCCTTGATCAGTGCCATCACCGACGTGCCTGCCGTGACGTAATTGCCCTGACTGAGATGCATGTTGAGGATACTGCCGTCGGCGGGTGCCACCAAACGCGTACGATCGAGATCCAGCTGCGCGGATTGCACCGCGGCTTCGGCCTGTTGCACATCAGCGCGGGCAACCTCGGCTTCCAGGCGCGCACTGTCGCGTTCTTCCTCACTGATGGCACGATTGGTCAAGCGACCACGACGATTGGCCTCATGCTCCTTCAGGCTCAGGGTCGCCTTGGCACTGGCCAGACTGGCCTTGGCCTTGGCGAGCGCGGCCTCGTAGCGCGCACGATCGACCTGAAGGATGACGTCCCCTTCCTTGACCCGCGTGGTATCCGCCACATTCAGCTCACGCACCCAGCCGGAGACATCCGAGCTCAGCGTGATCACCTCGGCACGCACCCGGGCGTCACGCGTCCAGGGACTGTACATGTAGGTATTCCACAGCCACACGGCACACCAGGCTGCAGCCGCCACCAGACATAGAGTAATGATCCATTTGACGGCTTTGTGTCGCAGGTTGCGCATGCGGTTTCCTTGGGGAATAGAGGGGCTGGGGAAAATGGGTGGCACGAAAGGGTTCGCGGGGAAATCGAGATGACGAATGGCGAGACGCTGGGGCAATGACGTACGTCACGTCACGAGGGCTACCACCGCCGCCAGACAGATGACAAACAGCGAGATATCGAACCAGGCCTCGAACCAGAGTTCGTGATTGGCCAGCAGACGATGCAGCAACGTACGAATGAGCCCCGCCGCCAGCAAGGCGACCAGGGCATAAACCAACATCGGGCTGATCAGGAATTCCCCGACCACCATTTCATGCAGCGCATTGAAGCCAGACCCAACATCATTGCCTGCGGCGATTTCCTTCATCGAGATGTCCTTGACTTGCGTTATGCGAGAGCTGGCTTGCGTATGCGAGAGGGGGCTTTCTTCAAGCGATAGCTGTATAGCGACTGCCATGCGTGCAATCAGCGTTCAACGATGGTGGCTGCCTGGCGTTCATTCAAGGCCTGCGGGTGAACTGTTCCACTACGCGAATCTTGAGGGCAGCATCATCGCTGAGAATATATGCAGGCTAACATTTTTCACCGCCGTGCACCGTTGCGTGAGAAGAATCACCCCATTCCTTGCACAGCGCGCGACCAGAATCCGCTCTCCATTTGGCTGAGCGCTAACCGGGACAATCAGCCTGGACACCAGGTATTCAGGTGGTAGCAGCGGCCAAGGTGGCCTGAAACGCAAAACGGCTTACCCATAAGGCAAGCCGTTTCATTTCGCACAGTGAAGACATCAGTTGATGATCGTGAGGGTCTACTACACCGCGTAGCCGAGCACGCGTGGCAGCCACAAGGCGAGCTCAGGGAACAGCATCACCACCGCCAACGCCGCCAGCATCGCTACCACGAAGACCATCGCCCACCCGACCGTCTTCTCGAGTCTTACTCCGGCTACGCTACTGGTCACCATCAGGTTGACCGCGACTGGCGGGGTGAACTGCCCGATCGCGATGTTCATCGCCAGCAGGATACCGAACCACACCGGATGCCAGCCGAAGTGCTGCATCACCGGAATCAGCACCGGCATCAGGATCAGGTAGATGGAGACCGCATCCAGCAGCATCCCGGCGATCAGCACTGCCACCATCACCAGAATCAGCAGCGTCGTTCCGCTATCCGACAGCGTGATCAGCCATTCAGCGAGATGGCGGAAGGTGCCCAACATGGTACCCGCCCAGGCGAATATGCCCGCCAGCGCGATGATGAGCATTACCACACCGGAGATGACGGCCGCCTCCCTGAGCAGTTCCCACACCTGAGAGAGCTTGAGCTCACGGGTGATGAAGAGCCCGACACACAGCCCGTAGGCGGCAGCTACTACCGCCGCTTCCGTGGGCGTGAAGAGGCCTGAGCGCAGTCCGCCAAGGATGATCACCGGTGCCAGCAGGGCCGGGATCGCTGCGCGGAACGCCGGACCCAGCGCGATACGCTCGACCTGAGTCGGGTCTTCCCAGCGATAGCGACGCGAGAGGAACCAGGCCGGCAGCAGCAAGGCCACACCCACCAGCAAGCCCGGAATCAGGCCCGCAGCAAACAGCGCACGCAGATCCACCCCCGGGACCACGATGGAATAGAGGATCAATGCGATGGACGGCGGGATCAGGATCGCCGTGGAGGCCGAGGCCGCAATCAGCGTCGCCGAGAACGCCTTGGGATAGCCTGCCCGTGTCATGCTGGGAATCATCACCATCGCCACCGCGGCAGCATCCGCCGGGCCGGAACCACTCATGCCGCCCATGATCAGGCATACCAGCACCGCCACCAGTGCGAGCCCCCCGTGACGCGGGCCGATCAACGCCTGGGCGAAGCGCACCAGCCGCGCCGCCACTCCGGCACGCTCGAACACCAGCCCGGTCAGGATGAACAGCGGAATGGCGATCAGCGGATACTTGGCGATGCTGTTGTAGGTATTGGTGCCGAGGGTGGCCAGCATGCTGACCGGCAGCCCCGCGACGATACCCACCGCCCCCGAGAGCCCCAGCGCGAAGGCCACCGGCACGCCGAGTATCAACAGCGCGGCGAAGCTTGCAAGCAACCAGAGATCAGGACTCATGATCTGACTCCTTGTGCTCCGGCGATGCATTCTGACCGGGTCCCTGCCCAGGCCCTTGCACAAGACGCTCGACACACTGCTGCAACTGACGCCAGGCCATCGCCAGCGCCAATATCGGCAGCCAGATCACGTACCACCAGTTGGGCAGACCCAGCCCCGGTGACAGCGAGTCCCACTGATACTCCTCCAGCGCGAAGGTTCCCCCGAACCACACCACCAGCCCCAGCACGACCAGCACCGCCAGAGTCTGCACGATCACGACCAGTCGCCACAGCGACAACGGCAGCACGTCTTCCAGCAATGCGATACGAATATGTGCCTGACGGCGAATCGCCACCGAGGCGCCCGCCAGCGTCAGCAATACCAGCAGGAAGACCGAGAATTCCTCGGTAAAGGCAAAGGAGGCATCGGTGGCATAGCGCACCACCACATTGGCCAGACTGATGATACCGATAAGTCCCAGCGCCAACGCCGCCAGCCAGGACTCCGGCCGCACACGTGGCGGTGGCCTGTCCACGGGGGCAGGCGCTGCGCTGGTGCCAGTTTGATGTGAGGTTTGTTGAGACGGTTTTTGAGCCGATTGTTGCGACTTTTGCGACATGACGCGCGATCCACACGAACGCCGAGGCTGTCAGGCCCCGGCGTGGTTCTTCACTCAATAACGCGCACAGACCGCATTATTCCCGATGTCATCTGCTCAGTGAGCAGCGGCGATGATGGCCCTGGCAGACTCAGCGCGAGGCCTTGACCTCGGCACGTGCCGTCTCGACCAGCGCCTCACCGATCTTCGGTGTCCAGCTTTCGTAGACCGACTGGGTGGCGTCACGGAAGGTCTGCATCGCATCCTCATCGAGCTTGACGACATTCACGCCGCGCGCCTCGATGTCCGCCAGCCGCTGGGCATTGCCTTCACGACTCATGGCGATCTCCCAGGCACCCGCTTCCCTGGCGGTCTCGGTCAGCAGCGTGCGCTCCTGTTCACTGAGCGACTTCCACACGCGCTGGTTGGCGGCAAAGATCAGCGGGTCCGCCATGTAGTGCCAGAGGGTCAGGTGGGTCTGACCGACCTGGTCGATGCGTGCGACATCGAACACCGACAGCGGGTTCTCCTGCCCATCCACCGCGCCGGTGGTCAGTGCCGGCTTGGCATCCGCCCAGCTCATCTGGGTCGGGTTGGCGCCCAGCGCCGTGAAGGTGTCCTGGAACAGCGGCGAGCCCACTACACGAATCTTCAGGCCCTTCAGGTCATCCGGCGAGGTTATCGATTTCGACGAATTGGACACCTCACGGAAGCCGTTCTCGCCCCACGCCAGCGGCTTGATGCCCTTGGACTCGATGGCGGCGAAGACCTGCTTGCCCGACTCGCCCTGGGTCAGCGCATCGATGGCGGCGTGGTCCGGCATCAGGAATGGCAGCGAGAACAGATTGAGCTCCGGTACCTGGGGCGACCAGTTGATGGTCGAGCCCACCGCGAGATCGATCAGCCCCTGACGCATGGCCGAGAACTCCTTGGTCTGGTCCCCCGCCACCAGCTGAGCGTTCGGATAGACGCGCAGAGTGAGCTCGCCACCGGAGCGCTCCTCTACCAGCTCCGCCCACTTCTCGGCCGCCTGCCCCCACGGGAAGGCATCCGACAGCACGGTGGAGACGGACAGCTCGCGCGCCTCGGCATCACTCGCCATCAGCGGTGACAGCAAGGCCAGGCCAAGCACGCCAGCCATCAAGGCAGAGCGACTCGTGACAGTGACACGCGGGCGCGCGGTCTGGCTTTGAGAAAGGGCTGGAGAATGATCCGAAGTGCAGTGATGCAGATGACGAGGGGCGGGGCCAGCGTTGGCGTGTACAGCGGTCAGGGTCATGAATAACCTCTTGATTATGATGTTGTTGAGTGTGTCCAGAGGCAGATTCGCATCTACTTTGGTCGCTGACCATTCGACCATGCGACAGATCGGTGCTTTTTCGACGCTCATATGCTGTCTCGCTGCATTACCGATTACTGTATATCCATCCACCCCACGGATTTTCCGAGACCTCTTGCGTACGAAACGCTCGACCATGTGATGTCATCAGCGTGTGTCACCAAGGAGTGTATCCAGCGATGCAAGAGGGCCAACCCTCGCACAGGCCCCGCCAGCAGGGAGTTTGACGATATTTTCCTTCGCATGATGCCGTGCCTTTACAGCGCCAGCGTGTCCCGAGTCCGGGTCGGGTCATGATTTCATGAGTGACTGTATATTCATCCACCCCATTACATCCTTGAGACAAATTTCACGATATGTCGCCTTTCAACCACGCAATGGCGTACCACGGGTCGCAGACTCCGGATTCGGCCGGTAGACTGAGCGCCGTTCCCGCAAGGACCAACCACGACTGACCAACATCACGCACGCAAGTGTCGTACCTGACATCTCGTCGGCACCGCTCCCACGGTCCCGACCCCGACCGATGAGGCCCCTTCCATGCCGCACCCCCAGCAGGAAGCCGTACCCACTCCCACCTTCGAGACCGAGCCTCTCGACACCTCGCGCAAACGACTGCAGCCGACCAGCAGTCTCGGCGCAGCGGTCGTTCTGTGGTCGCTGCTGCTGGGAATGGGGATGCTGATGCTGGCCAACGGACTGCAGGGCAGTCTATTGGGGATTCGTGCTTCCTCGGAAGGCTTCAGCAACACCATGACGGGCATCATCATGTCGGCGTATTTCGCCGGCTTCCTGCTCGGCTCGACGCTTGCACCGCGCAAGCTGCGCCGGGTCGGTCATGTGCGCACCTTCGCGGCGCTGGCCTCCATCACCTCAGTGTGCATCCTGATCCACGCACTCTATGTGGTGCCCGAGGTGTGGATCGCCATGCGCTTCATCACCGGCTTCGCCTTCGCCGGTCTCTACGTGGTGGCGGAGAGCTGGCTCAACAGTCAGGCGACCAACCAGATGCGTGGCCGTCTACTGGCCATCTACATGGTGATCACCTATCTGGGCATGGGCGGCGGCCAGTTGCTGCTCAACGTCGCCAACCCGGAGACCTACCTGCTGTTCATTCTGGTATCGGTGATCATGTCCTTGGCGCTGGTGCCGATGCTGCTGTCCGCCTCACCGCAACCGGAAGGCGCGCAGCCGGAGGCCATGGGACTGGTGCGTCTACTGCGCCTGGCACCGCTGGGCACCCTGGGCGGCTTTGCCACCGGTATCGCCAACGGCACCGTCTTCGGCATGGGCGCGGTGTATGCCGACCGCGCCGGCCTGCCGGTGCAGGAAGTCTCCTGGTTCATGGGCGCCTTCATTCTGGGGGCCGCACTGCTGCAATGGCCGCTGGGCAAGCTCTCCGACAAGCTGTCGGCCAAGAAGGTGATTCTGGGCTGCAGTCTCGGGGCGATCGCGCTGTCCATCGGTGGCGTGCCGTTCAGTGGCGGCAGCATGATGACCATGGTGCTGCTGGGTGCAGGCCTCGGCGGGCTGATCCTGACCCAGTACTCGCTGTTCCTTGCCGCCGCCAACAATCTGCTGACAACGGCCCAGATCATCTCCGCCAGCGGCACGCTGGTGCTGATGCATGGCGCCGGCGCGATTCTGGGCCCGCTCACCGCGGGTCTGCTGATGGAGCGCTTCGGGGCCGTCGGCTTCCTCTATACCCTGACCGCCATTCACGTGCTGATCGTGATTCTGGCCGCCAGTGTCACCAGCAAGCCGCGTCAGGAGCTGGAGGCCGAGGAAGGCGATCACCCCGGCCACTATGTGGTGGCGCCCTCCACCACCAGTCCGCTGAGCGCCGCCTGGGTCGAGGAGGCCATCACCGAGCCGGAAACCGGTCAGCTGGAATTCGACTTCGATGCCGAACCTGAGCCGGAGCCGAGTGAGGAAGAACTTGCCGCCCAGCAACAGGAAGCGGCCTCCGAAGCAGAAGAAGGCGTCGTTCAGCAGGTCGACAATGAGGAAGGCGTGATGAACGACCGCGTCACCGGCATGGAAGACGACTGGCATCTGGATGGCCATATCGACGAGCAGGCCCAGCACCTCAGCGAAGAGGAACGTCGCGTCAAGTCGGAACCGGAGCGCGAGAGCTACTGATCACGTCTGATGAAATGCTCTATCAACAAGAACACCGCCTCTCGGGGCGGTGTTCTTGGTTGGAGCGGGCGAAACTGAGATAGGGGAAACTGAGACAGCAGAAACAAGGCAGGCGTAACAGCAAGACGGTACAGCGAGAGGATAACGTTCGGGGAAACGAAGAAGGCTCACAACGATAAAGACTCAGGATAGAGGCTCAGCGACGACGCTTGCCCGCCCGCGCCACCAGATGCGGTGCCAGCACACCCTGCAGCCTACGCACGGCCTGGGAATGCAGCTGCGAGACACGCGATTCGGTGACATCGAGTACCGCGCCGATCTCCTTGAGGTTGAGCTTCTCCTGATAATAGAGCGCCATCAACAGTTTCTCGCGCTCCGGCAGCCGCGCGATGGCCTCGTTTAAGGCCCGCCGCGTATCGGCCTCTTCCAGCGCATCATGCGGCAAGGCAAACGGCGTGACGAAGGGCGTCGCTTCAGGCGAGGCATGACTACCTGCCAGCCCGCCTTCCTCATCCATCATCTCGTCCAGCGACATCACCATGCCGTTGTTGGTGTCCAGCAGCAGGCGGCGATAATCCTCCAGCTCAAGCCCCATGGCGGCGGCGATCTGGGTCTCCTCGGGCGGATAGCCCAGGCTCTGCTCCAGCTGCTGGATCACGCTCTCAAGCTCGCGTCCTGCACGGCGCACACTGCGCGGCAACCAGTCGCGCGAGCGCAGCTCATCGAGCATCGCGCCGCGGATGCGCTGACTGGCATAGGTGGCAAAGCTGGCGCCGTGGCCCTGCTCATAGCGTCCCACGCATTCACAAAGCCCCAACATGCCAGCCTGAATCAGATCCTCGAGATCGACACTCGCTGGCAAGCGCACCTGCAGCTGCAGCGCAATGCGGCGCACCAGCGGCTGATACTCGGTGTAGATATCCTGCTGGGCCATGCGCCCATTGGCGGTATACATCGGCGTCCTGGTCCTCGCTTGCATCCCTCGGGGTCGTTTGACTCAGGGTCGTGCCCCCATCCTCGGGACTCCTGTTCCCAGCGTATTGTCGCGCCCCCGCCACAAACCATTCGCTCGAATAGCTACCCTCAGCGACGGCTTTCCTGCCTTACGTCGCCACTCCGCCTCGGGGAGACGGAAATGAAGACAGACGTGAAGAGACAGAGAGGGAAGACGAGACACGTACAACCCCCACCAGCCGGTCGACAGAATGTCGCGAGCATCTCGCGGGGCGAGCCAGAAACTCAGTCGGAATGAGAAACATCGAAAGGCTGCAGAAAATTTCTAAAGTTTTGTCGCGCCGCGACGATAACTGAAGCAACGGCACAGGAGTCGTTACTGGCGACACGCCATCTATCTCCCCATTACGACAGGAAGTGACACATGGCTTCAGTGATCAATACCAACACCCTTTCCATGGTGACTCAGCAGAACCTGAATCAGTCCCAGAACGCCCTAAACACCTCCATGGAACGTCTGTCCTCCGGCCTGCGCATCAACAGCGCCAAGGACGACGCCGCCGGTCAGGCCATCGCCAACCGCATGGACGCCCAGATCACCGGCCTCTCCCAGGCTCAGCGTAACGCCAACGACGGCATCTCTGTCGCCCAGACCGCTGAAGGCGCTTTGAATCAGGTCAACGATAACGTGCAGCGCATCCGAGAATTGACGGTTCAGGCGCAAAATGGCACCAACAGTTCTGAAGATTTGCAATCCATCCAGGACGAAATCAACCAGCGCACTATCGAAATCGACCGCATTTCAAGGGAAACGGATTTCAATGGCGTCAAGGTACTGTCCGAAGACCAGTCCATCTCCATTCAGGTCGGTGCGAATGATGGTGAGACAATCAACATTGATCTCAACAAAATCGACTCGTCATCATTAGGCTTGGATACACTTGATGTCACCAGTTTGCCTAAAGCAGCTTCATTCGGGAATGGCTTCAATGATGGTACTAACGCTATTGTGACAGATGACCCGACAGTCACAATTACAGACAATGGTGGCACTGAGCTTGATGGAGCAAGCGTGTTTAAGGATAGTGACGACAACTACTATATCAAAACCGCGGAAGGCGAATATTATACAGCCACAGCTGCCAACAGTGACTCCGCTGGCGGTGCTGGTACCAACTATGACACAGTGACAATTAAAGCAAATACTACCGCTATGGCAAGCGATGACATTTCTAATGCGGGTTTGTCACCGCTTAGCGACATTGATGATGCCCTGAATGATATCGACAGCCAGCGTTCAGCCCTCGGTGCCCTGCAGAATCGATTCGATTCCACGATCACCAACCTCTCGACCATTGAAACCAATCTGGCGTCTGCCCAGTCGCGTATCCAAGATGCTGACTATGCAGAAGAGGTCTCCAGCATGACCACTGCACAGATTCTGCAACAGGCGGGGACTTCCATGCTAACCCAGGCCAACCAGGTGCCGCAGAACGTGCTGTCACTGCTGGGCTGATCTCTGGCTCGCTTGCTGAATAGTCCTGTCAATCAGCAAGAATGGCAGGCCTGTCGCTGGCAGAGGATAGTGGCCTTGTTGATATCGCTCCTTTTAGTCAACAGCGCTCTTGCATTTCAATCTCCGTCAGCAATGTCCAGCAGCAGCAAACAAAAAGGGCAGACGCATCGCGTCTGTCCTTTTTCATTGGAATGGGACATGTATCACACCGCCATGTTCATGATTTCCTTGTAAGCGCTGAGCAACTTGTTGCGCACCTGCACGGTCATCTCGAATTCCAGTGAGGCCTTCTGACCCGCCACCATGACCTGATCGAGGCTGACATCCGGGCTGCCCAGCTCGAAGGCCTTGGCCTGCCCCGCCGCGATCTGCTGTGACTGGCTGACGCGCGCCAGCGAATCCTTGAGCATGCCGGCAAAGCCCTGTGCATCAGTGCCGCTGGCGTCTGACACTGCGCCCACCGACTGAGCGTTGCTCCCGGCCGCCTGCGCCGCCATCTGATCGAGCTGCTGCAGACTGCCCGTCATCGCGGATGACATCGCCGCGCCGACTGCCTCAATCGCCATCCCGCCTCTCCTTTCTCAACGCGTGCCATTCGTCTGCCGCTTTCAGTGGGGCCAGACTACCAGTCAGTCGAGCGGCTGAAAGTGACTAATACCCCTGTTTTGCGACGCTATTCGTCTGATTGGATGTGCGCCCAGCTTCGATAATGGCCATCCTACGCAAGAAGGCGCTGCGAAACGCGACATTGTTGATCCCTCGTTTTCATGTTTCACCCTGCTTGCTGGAATCACCCGCTGCGAGTTCAGACCACGGCGCTTATCGGACATCTGCATGAGTACACCCAGCCAGACAGCGCCCCAGTCGGGCACCTCGACGACGTCACAATCACCAGACAAGCCAGCCAACCCCTTGCTGCCGCGCCTGGCGGCATTGCCACGCCTGCCGCTTATCATGGCGGCCGCCTTCAGCGTGGCTGTCATCGTCGCATTGTTGCTGTGGGGCGCTGGCACCCAGTGGAGTGTGCTCTATCGTGATCTACCCGCCAGCGAAGGCGGCGAGATCGTCGCGCAGCTGGAGCAGACCGGCG comes from bacterium Scap17 and encodes:
- a CDS encoding FUSC family protein, yielding MSPALAAFLRPSPFALKFATKGVLAMALALYAAFFFDLDRPYWALISAAFLQTRPMSGMVVEKGICQVTGTFVGTCVAVVIMGCFAQVPELALGSVTLWIGLCIYGASLTHNNLSYGCVMAAVACMIIVVLTSSAPDDFFSVALARLSELSLGALCAVVVSALVWPIRVRDHLGKLSDTAVNATFRYMALAFSMPLEGGKTTGRQKDQHQERMAMLEQMMTGLDALNNLEIDAHSARYEGPQGKGRIRGVHLLTRRSMRLYATLKALHQLRHPEFFVPSQRDDGKPIAPTGELTQTRRQEAERFSQPTQDLMQRLGAAFQSMADNQGTAQARKTLRELRGECLRLSRGQRSITALEARLLFSLREVLGHALVILQAREVINHPGRHQLRQPSMSWHRDHGRAAIDALRAMTIFSATAIFWLATAWDNGAVAMLLGTLFSGIFVSRGDPAPIIPMVLKGLLLAVPSVLLFGNVMLSHAQHFVSFVIIFSIPLFLGLLGAVVPALAGIALPFVVFNILLVMPDNGMTFDVAYTLNRSLAAGIGLIVTIIGFRLIPVPGAGWDKRQLIRATASDIRELAERSTERLDSWFGGRMGDRLLRLARHEQTRSREQEARRSGETANGQPDAAQEQVLGMPLLTLGLTGMDIGRGIGFVRRELGNDVPRPVQHALRELIHALADDYQRCARGESPTRMRAAGDRLCEVIEQHRTMSRHKQALLAGWLTRVQLTLQSDALRQRQQ
- a CDS encoding DctP family TRAP transporter solute-binding subunit encodes the protein MTLTAVHANAGPAPRHLHHCTSDHSPALSQSQTARPRVTVTSRSALMAGVLGLALLSPLMASDAEARELSVSTVLSDAFPWGQAAEKWAELVEERSGGELTLRVYPNAQLVAGDQTKEFSAMRQGLIDLAVGSTINWSPQVPELNLFSLPFLMPDHAAIDALTQGESGKQVFAAIESKGIKPLAWGENGFREVSNSSKSITSPDDLKGLKIRVVGSPLFQDTFTALGANPTQMSWADAKPALTTGAVDGQENPLSVFDVARIDQVGQTHLTLWHYMADPLIFAANQRVWKSLSEQERTLLTETAREAGAWEIAMSREGNAQRLADIEARGVNVVKLDEDAMQTFRDATQSVYESWTPKIGEALVETARAEVKASR
- a CDS encoding TRAP transporter large permease, translating into MSPDLWLLASFAALLILGVPVAFALGLSGAVGIVAGLPVSMLATLGTNTYNSIAKYPLIAIPLFILTGLVFERAGVAARLVRFAQALIGPRHGGLALVAVLVCLIMGGMSGSGPADAAAVAMVMIPSMTRAGYPKAFSATLIAASASTAILIPPSIALILYSIVVPGVDLRALFAAGLIPGLLVGVALLLPAWFLSRRYRWEDPTQVERIALGPAFRAAIPALLAPVIILGGLRSGLFTPTEAAVVAAAYGLCVGLFITRELKLSQVWELLREAAVISGVVMLIIALAGIFAWAGTMLGTFRHLAEWLITLSDSGTTLLILVMVAVLIAGMLLDAVSIYLILMPVLIPVMQHFGWHPVWFGILLAMNIAIGQFTPPVAVNLMVTSSVAGVRLEKTVGWAMVFVVAMLAALAVVMLFPELALWLPRVLGYAV
- a CDS encoding DUF1656 domain-containing protein; translated protein: MVVGEFLISPMLVYALVALLAAGLIRTLLHRLLANHELWFEAWFDISLFVICLAAVVALVT
- a CDS encoding efflux RND transporter periplasmic adaptor subunit produces the protein MRNLRHKAVKWIITLCLVAAAAWCAVWLWNTYMYSPWTRDARVRAEVITLSSDVSGWVRELNVADTTRVKEGDVILQVDRARYEAALAKAKASLASAKATLSLKEHEANRRGRLTNRAISEEERDSARLEAEVARADVQQAEAAVQSAQLDLDRTRLVAPADGSILNMHLSQGNYVTAGTSVMALIKDDSFYLSAYFQETKLQHVRPGDPVQITLMSGNEDFKGRVVGIGQGIADDNTATNAQQLPQVSATFSWVRLAQRIPVRVEFDDIEAVRASGVNLAAGMTASVRLITAEDGNDEATQAKAESVEATSVEAESVETAQAVQDEDGKH
- a CDS encoding RNA polymerase sigma factor FliA, with protein sequence MYTANGRMAQQDIYTEYQPLVRRIALQLQVRLPASVDLEDLIQAGMLGLCECVGRYEQGHGASFATYASQRIRGAMLDELRSRDWLPRSVRRAGRELESVIQQLEQSLGYPPEETQIAAAMGLELEDYRRLLLDTNNGMVMSLDEMMDEEGGLAGSHASPEATPFVTPFALPHDALEEADTRRALNEAIARLPEREKLLMALYYQEKLNLKEIGAVLDVTESRVSQLHSQAVRRLQGVLAPHLVARAGKRRR
- a CDS encoding TRAP transporter small permease, with amino-acid sequence MSQKSQQSAQKPSQQTSHQTGTSAAPAPVDRPPPRVRPESWLAALALGLIGIISLANVVVRYATDASFAFTEEFSVFLLVLLTLAGASVAIRRQAHIRIALLEDVLPLSLWRLVVIVQTLAVLVVLGLVVWFGGTFALEEYQWDSLSPGLGLPNWWYVIWLPILALAMAWRQLQQCVERLVQGPGQGPGQNASPEHKESDHES
- a CDS encoding MFS transporter; this translates as MPHPQQEAVPTPTFETEPLDTSRKRLQPTSSLGAAVVLWSLLLGMGMLMLANGLQGSLLGIRASSEGFSNTMTGIIMSAYFAGFLLGSTLAPRKLRRVGHVRTFAALASITSVCILIHALYVVPEVWIAMRFITGFAFAGLYVVAESWLNSQATNQMRGRLLAIYMVITYLGMGGGQLLLNVANPETYLLFILVSVIMSLALVPMLLSASPQPEGAQPEAMGLVRLLRLAPLGTLGGFATGIANGTVFGMGAVYADRAGLPVQEVSWFMGAFILGAALLQWPLGKLSDKLSAKKVILGCSLGAIALSIGGVPFSGGSMMTMVLLGAGLGGLILTQYSLFLAAANNLLTTAQIISASGTLVLMHGAGAILGPLTAGLLMERFGAVGFLYTLTAIHVLIVILAASVTSKPRQELEAEEGDHPGHYVVAPSTTSPLSAAWVEEAITEPETGQLEFDFDAEPEPEPSEEELAAQQQEAASEAEEGVVQQVDNEEGVMNDRVTGMEDDWHLDGHIDEQAQHLSEEERRVKSEPERESY